One segment of Streptomyces sp. YIM 121038 DNA contains the following:
- a CDS encoding HAD family hydrolase yields MSSDGPAFPYKLVATDLDGTLLRPDDSVSTRTRDALTAATAAGAAHIIVTGRSVPWTRHVLEDLGYEGIAVCGQGAQVYHAGERRLLTSVTLDRQLAGLALAKIEAEIGPLALAASRDGIDGEVLVGPGYLVQDGPLPAVPLADPADLWSAPLNKLYVQHPGLDDDALTAVAREVAGDLVGVTMAGEGIVEILPLGLTKATGLSLAARRLGAKAVDTIAFGDMPNDIPMFAWSAHGVAMANAHEELKAVADEVTTSNEADGIAVVLERLLA; encoded by the coding sequence GTGAGCTCCGACGGCCCCGCCTTTCCGTACAAGCTCGTCGCCACCGACCTCGACGGAACGCTCCTGCGTCCCGACGACTCGGTGTCGACGCGCACCCGTGACGCGCTCACCGCGGCCACCGCGGCGGGCGCGGCCCACATCATCGTCACCGGCCGCTCGGTGCCGTGGACGCGGCACGTCCTGGAGGACCTCGGTTACGAGGGCATCGCCGTGTGCGGCCAGGGCGCGCAGGTCTACCACGCGGGTGAGCGGCGGCTGCTCACCTCGGTCACGCTGGACCGGCAGCTGGCGGGCCTGGCCCTGGCGAAGATAGAGGCGGAGATCGGCCCGCTGGCGCTCGCCGCGAGCCGTGACGGCATCGACGGCGAGGTCCTCGTCGGCCCCGGGTACCTGGTCCAGGACGGCCCGCTCCCCGCGGTCCCGCTCGCCGACCCGGCCGACCTGTGGTCGGCTCCGCTGAACAAGCTGTACGTCCAGCACCCGGGCCTCGACGACGACGCGCTCACGGCCGTGGCACGGGAGGTCGCGGGGGACCTCGTGGGCGTCACGATGGCCGGCGAGGGCATCGTGGAGATACTGCCGCTGGGTCTGACCAAGGCGACGGGCCTGTCCCTGGCCGCCCGTCGGCTCGGCGCGAAGGCCGTGGACACGATCGCGTTCGGCGACATGCCCAACGACATCCCCATGTTCGCCTGGTCCGCCCACGGCGTGGCCATGGCCAACGCCCATGAGGAGCTCAAGGCGGTGGCGGACGAGGTGACGACGTCGAACGAGGCCGACGGAATCGCGGTCGTCCTGGAACGGTTGCTGGCTTAG
- the serS gene encoding serine--tRNA ligase, which translates to MIDLRLLREDPDRVRASQRARGEDVGLVDSLLSADERRRSSGVRFDELRSEQKALGKLIPKASGDEKAELLKKAGELAAAVKAAGAEQDEADEETKRLLLRLGNLVHPDVPVGGEEDFVVLETHGTVRDFAAEGFEPKDHLELGQALGAIDVERAAKVSGSRFYYLTGVGALLELALVNAAIAQATEAGFIPMLTPALVRPHAMEGTGFLGQAAENVYHLEKDDFYLVGTSEVPLAAYHMDEILEADKLPLRYAGFSPCFRREAGTYGKDTRGIFRVHQFDKVEMFSYVAPEDAAAEHQRLLDWEKQWLNSLELPFQVIDVATGDLGASASRKFDCEAWIPTQGKYRELTSASNCDSFQARRLSVRMREDKDGKKNVQPLATLNGTLCAVPRTIVALLENHQLADGSVRVPEVLRPYLGGREILEPLAK; encoded by the coding sequence GTGATTGACCTTCGCCTGCTCCGTGAGGACCCCGACCGTGTTCGCGCTTCGCAGCGCGCCCGTGGAGAGGACGTCGGCCTCGTCGACTCCCTCCTCTCCGCCGACGAGCGGCGCAGGTCCTCAGGGGTCCGCTTCGACGAGCTCCGTTCCGAGCAGAAGGCGCTCGGCAAGCTCATCCCCAAGGCTTCCGGTGACGAGAAGGCCGAGCTCCTGAAGAAGGCGGGCGAGCTGGCCGCCGCGGTCAAGGCCGCGGGCGCCGAGCAGGACGAGGCCGACGAGGAGACCAAGCGCCTGCTGCTCCGTCTCGGCAACCTCGTGCACCCGGACGTCCCGGTCGGCGGCGAGGAGGACTTCGTCGTCCTGGAGACGCACGGCACGGTCCGTGACTTCGCCGCGGAGGGCTTCGAGCCGAAGGACCACCTGGAGCTCGGCCAGGCGCTCGGCGCCATCGACGTCGAGCGCGCCGCCAAGGTCTCCGGCTCGCGCTTCTACTACCTGACGGGTGTCGGCGCGCTCCTGGAGCTCGCGCTGGTCAACGCGGCCATCGCGCAGGCCACCGAGGCCGGGTTCATCCCGATGCTGACCCCCGCGCTCGTCCGCCCGCACGCCATGGAGGGCACGGGCTTCCTCGGCCAGGCCGCGGAGAACGTGTACCACCTGGAGAAGGACGACTTCTACCTGGTCGGCACCTCCGAGGTCCCGCTCGCGGCGTACCACATGGACGAGATCCTCGAGGCCGACAAGCTCCCCCTGCGGTACGCGGGCTTCTCGCCCTGCTTCCGCCGCGAGGCGGGCACGTACGGCAAGGACACCCGCGGCATCTTCCGGGTGCACCAGTTCGACAAGGTCGAGATGTTCTCGTACGTCGCCCCCGAGGACGCGGCGGCCGAGCACCAGCGGCTCCTCGACTGGGAGAAGCAGTGGCTGAACAGCCTCGAACTGCCCTTCCAGGTGATCGACGTCGCCACGGGCGACCTGGGCGCGTCCGCCTCCCGCAAGTTCGACTGCGAGGCGTGGATCCCCACCCAGGGCAAGTACCGCGAGCTGACCTCCGCGTCGAACTGCGACAGCTTCCAGGCCCGCCGGCTCTCCGTGCGCATGCGCGAGGACAAGGACGGCAAGAAGAACGTGCAGCCGCTCGCGACGCTGAACGGCACGCTGTGCGCCGTGCCGCGCACGATCGTGGCGCTCCTGGAGAACCACCAGCTCGCGGACGGCTCCGTGCGCGTCCCCGAGGTGCTCCGTCCGTACCTGGGCGGCCGCGAGATCCTGGAGCCCCTCGCCAAGTGA
- the efeB gene encoding iron uptake transporter deferrochelatase/peroxidase subunit, whose product MADHTISRRRLLGTAGATGLALGAAGGAAGYAAASSGSSGGSDTTGTPLTSLGADEVMFHGKHQPGITTPVQSCGHLVAFDLTPGAGRKEATALLRRWSAVAQRLMAGKPVEGHGQDTDIARDAGPSSLTVTFGFGHSFFGRTGLEKQRPAALDPLPEFSSDRLDKARGNGDLWVQIGANDSLVAFHALRALQNETGSAARLRWQMNGFNRSPGATARPMTTRNLMGQIDGTNNPKPSDDDFDKRVFVPDKAADADPAWMAGGSYAVVRRIRMLLDDWEGLSAKDQEDVIGRRKADGAPLTGGTETTEMELEKTTAGGDLVVPLNAHARISRPDQNGGAAMLRRPFSYHDGFTGKGEPDAGLLFICWQADPLRGFVPVQRKLDRGDALSKFIRHEASGVYAVPGGAEAGGYVGQALLEG is encoded by the coding sequence ATGGCGGACCACACCATTTCGCGACGGCGCCTGCTCGGTACGGCGGGCGCCACCGGCCTCGCACTCGGCGCGGCAGGCGGCGCGGCCGGATACGCCGCGGCGTCCTCCGGATCGTCCGGCGGCTCGGACACGACGGGCACACCGCTGACGTCGCTCGGGGCCGATGAGGTGATGTTTCACGGGAAACATCAGCCCGGGATCACCACCCCCGTGCAGTCCTGCGGCCATCTGGTCGCCTTCGACCTCACCCCGGGCGCCGGGCGCAAGGAGGCGACGGCCCTGCTGCGCCGCTGGTCGGCGGTGGCTCAGCGGCTGATGGCGGGCAAGCCGGTGGAGGGCCACGGCCAGGACACCGACATCGCGCGCGACGCGGGGCCGTCCTCGCTGACCGTCACCTTCGGCTTCGGCCACAGCTTCTTCGGCCGCACCGGCCTGGAGAAGCAGCGCCCGGCCGCCCTCGACCCGCTGCCGGAGTTCTCCTCCGACCGCCTCGACAAGGCCCGCGGCAACGGCGACCTGTGGGTACAGATCGGCGCCAACGACTCCCTGGTCGCCTTCCACGCGCTGCGCGCCCTGCAGAACGAGACGGGCTCGGCGGCGCGGCTGCGCTGGCAGATGAACGGCTTCAACCGCTCGCCCGGCGCCACCGCCCGCCCCATGACGACGCGCAACCTCATGGGCCAGATCGACGGCACGAACAACCCGAAGCCGTCCGACGACGACTTCGACAAGCGCGTCTTCGTGCCCGACAAGGCCGCCGACGCCGACCCCGCCTGGATGGCGGGCGGCTCGTACGCCGTCGTACGCCGCATCCGGATGCTCCTGGACGACTGGGAGGGGCTCTCCGCCAAGGACCAGGAGGACGTCATCGGCCGCCGCAAGGCCGACGGCGCGCCGCTGACGGGCGGCACGGAGACCACCGAGATGGAGCTGGAGAAGACGACCGCGGGCGGCGACCTCGTGGTCCCGCTCAACGCGCACGCCCGCATCAGCCGCCCCGACCAGAACGGGGGCGCCGCGATGCTGCGCCGCCCGTTCTCGTACCACGACGGCTTCACCGGCAAGGGCGAGCCGGACGCGGGCCTGCTCTTCATCTGCTGGCAGGCCGACCCGCTGCGCGGCTTCGTCCCGGTGCAGCGGAAGCTCGACCGGGGCGACGCCCTGTCGAAGTTCATCCGGCACGAGGCGAGCGGGGTGTACGCGGTGCCGGGCGGGGCGGAAGCCGGTGGGTACGTGGGGCAGGCGCTGCTGGAGGGCTGA
- the pheA gene encoding prephenate dehydratase: MSATRYTYLGPEGTFTEAALRTLPEAATRELVPMVSVPAALDAVRAGEAAAALVPIENSVEGGVTTTVDELAKGEPLMIYREVVLPIAFALLVRPGTALKDVKTVTGHPVAQPQVRNWLAAHLPDAVWESAASNADGARLVQEGRFDAAFAGEFAAATYGLEPLVTEIHDAANAETRFVLVGRPARPAAPTGADKTSLVIWLGDDHPGALLELLQEFAVRGVNLMRIESRPTGRGIGDYCFSVDAEGHITDRRVGEALMGLKRICPKVRFLGSYPRAGVAPENVRPLRPGTSDEDFTSASDWLARSQDGRF, translated from the coding sequence ATGTCGGCGACGCGCTACACCTACCTCGGCCCTGAAGGCACCTTCACCGAAGCCGCCCTGCGCACCCTGCCAGAGGCCGCGACCCGCGAGCTGGTGCCGATGGTCTCGGTGCCCGCGGCCCTCGACGCCGTGCGCGCGGGCGAGGCAGCGGCGGCGCTGGTGCCGATCGAGAACTCGGTGGAGGGCGGCGTCACGACCACCGTGGACGAGCTCGCCAAGGGCGAGCCGTTGATGATCTACCGCGAGGTGGTCCTGCCGATCGCCTTCGCCCTCCTGGTGCGTCCGGGCACCGCCCTCAAGGACGTCAAGACGGTGACCGGGCACCCGGTGGCCCAGCCGCAGGTGCGCAACTGGCTGGCCGCCCACCTGCCGGACGCGGTGTGGGAGTCGGCGGCGTCGAACGCGGACGGCGCCCGCCTGGTGCAGGAGGGCCGGTTCGACGCGGCGTTCGCGGGCGAGTTCGCCGCGGCGACGTACGGGCTCGAACCGCTGGTCACCGAGATCCACGACGCGGCGAACGCGGAGACGCGGTTCGTCCTCGTCGGCCGCCCGGCCCGGCCCGCGGCGCCGACGGGCGCGGACAAGACCTCGCTGGTGATCTGGCTCGGCGACGACCACCCCGGCGCGCTGCTCGAACTGCTCCAGGAGTTCGCGGTCCGCGGCGTCAACCTGATGCGCATCGAGTCCCGCCCGACCGGTCGCGGCATCGGCGACTACTGCTTCTCCGTGGACGCCGAGGGCCACATCACGGACCGCCGCGTCGGCGAGGCCCTGATGGGCCTGAAGCGGATCTGCCCGAAGGTGCGCTTCCTCGGCTCGTATCCGCGTGCCGGAGTGGCACCGGAGAACGTACGGCCGCTGCGGCCCGGGACCTCCGACGAGGACTTCACATCGGCGTCGGACTGGCTCGCGCGCAGCCAGGACGGCCGATTCTGA
- a CDS encoding copper resistance protein CopC, translating to MRTTAPRPGPDLAGLGRLLLVAAALVSAVLGAVLATAAPADAHAALTGSDPKRGAVVAKAPDQVSLTFSEKVAMSDGSVRVLDPAGKRADTGKTTDLGSTTYGVKLKPGLPDGTFTVAYQVVSADSHPIAGAFTFSIGAPSDTKVALPDQEVGGGLVGTLYDTARYLSYAGFIVVVGGAAFVLGCWPRGAGVRPLQRLVVSGWLALTGATLATLLLRAPYTGSGKLADAFDLAKLGDVLQTKTGAALVSRLLLLAAAALFIAVLFGAYDKREDPKEKRDLAFGLAVGGGVVAIGIAATWALAEHASTGIQAGLAMPVDVLHLLAVAVWLGGVVALLLCLYRAPLIDASAVRRFSGVAFGSVVALAGTGLYQSWRQVGSWTALVETDYGQLLLIKIGLVAVLVGIASVSRRWTGRILAEAGGLAPEAAATAVVEQRTRATTAKNATAGKNATAKGASTNASTKKKKPVAVAHSSKTGVSATVDTDAGTGGTSLDKAKDKPGAKPGDKPAGDDKRAAQLARQRAAVDAAREKRVRDADPHRSGLRRSVLAEVGVAVVLLAVTTALTTTEPGRTEEEAKNATSSAPQNTGPVKIKIPFDTGGQDGKGTVRLELDPGRTGSNDLHVYATRPNGSAFDIPEVKIAFTLKAKDVGPLPVAPDRIATGHWSASGVQIPMAGDWKVAVTVRTSDIDQVTLDKNVQIG from the coding sequence ATGCGGACCACCGCTCCCCGCCCGGGGCCGGACCTCGCCGGCCTCGGACGCCTGCTGCTCGTCGCCGCGGCCCTGGTCTCCGCCGTGCTCGGCGCCGTCCTCGCCACCGCGGCGCCCGCCGACGCGCACGCCGCGCTGACCGGCAGCGATCCCAAGCGGGGGGCGGTGGTCGCCAAGGCGCCCGACCAGGTGTCCCTGACCTTCTCCGAGAAGGTCGCCATGTCCGACGGCTCGGTCCGGGTCCTCGACCCCGCGGGCAAGCGCGCCGACACCGGCAAGACCACCGACCTCGGCTCCACCACGTACGGCGTGAAACTGAAGCCCGGCCTGCCCGACGGCACCTTCACCGTCGCCTACCAGGTCGTCTCCGCCGACAGCCACCCCATCGCCGGAGCCTTCACCTTCTCCATCGGCGCGCCCTCCGACACCAAGGTCGCGCTGCCCGACCAGGAGGTCGGCGGCGGCCTCGTCGGCACGCTCTACGACACGGCGCGCTACCTCTCGTACGCCGGGTTCATCGTCGTCGTCGGCGGTGCCGCCTTCGTCCTCGGCTGCTGGCCGCGCGGCGCAGGCGTCCGGCCGCTCCAGCGCCTCGTCGTCTCCGGCTGGCTCGCCCTGACCGGCGCCACGCTCGCGACGCTGCTGCTGCGCGCGCCCTACACCGGCTCCGGAAAGCTCGCCGACGCCTTCGACCTCGCGAAGCTGGGCGACGTCCTGCAGACCAAGACGGGCGCCGCGCTCGTCTCGCGGCTGCTGCTCCTCGCGGCCGCCGCGCTGTTCATCGCCGTCCTGTTCGGCGCGTACGACAAACGCGAGGACCCCAAGGAGAAGCGGGACCTGGCCTTCGGCCTGGCCGTCGGCGGCGGGGTCGTCGCCATCGGCATCGCGGCGACCTGGGCGCTCGCCGAGCACGCCTCGACCGGCATCCAGGCCGGGCTCGCCATGCCCGTCGACGTGCTGCACCTGCTCGCCGTCGCCGTCTGGCTCGGCGGTGTCGTGGCGCTGCTGCTGTGTCTGTACCGGGCGCCGCTGATCGACGCGAGTGCCGTACGCCGCTTCTCCGGGGTGGCCTTCGGCAGCGTCGTGGCCCTCGCCGGGACCGGGCTCTACCAGTCGTGGCGGCAGGTCGGTTCCTGGACCGCGCTCGTGGAGACCGACTACGGACAGCTGCTCCTGATCAAGATCGGGCTCGTCGCCGTCCTCGTCGGCATCGCCTCCGTGTCCCGCCGCTGGACCGGGCGCATCCTCGCGGAGGCGGGCGGCCTGGCACCCGAGGCGGCGGCGACGGCGGTCGTCGAACAGCGCACGCGGGCGACCACGGCCAAGAACGCCACGGCCGGCAAGAACGCCACGGCCAAGGGCGCGAGCACCAACGCGAGCACCAAGAAGAAGAAGCCCGTCGCCGTCGCGCACAGCTCCAAGACCGGGGTGTCGGCGACGGTGGACACGGACGCCGGGACCGGCGGCACGTCCCTCGACAAGGCCAAGGACAAGCCCGGCGCCAAGCCCGGAGACAAGCCCGCAGGCGACGACAAGCGTGCCGCCCAGCTCGCCCGGCAGCGGGCCGCCGTGGACGCCGCCCGGGAGAAGCGGGTCCGCGACGCCGATCCGCACCGCTCCGGCCTGCGCCGCTCGGTGCTCGCCGAGGTCGGTGTCGCCGTCGTCCTGCTCGCCGTCACCACGGCCCTGACCACCACCGAGCCGGGGCGCACCGAGGAAGAGGCCAAGAACGCCACCTCGTCCGCGCCCCAGAACACCGGGCCCGTCAAGATCAAGATTCCGTTCGACACCGGCGGCCAGGACGGCAAGGGCACCGTGCGCCTCGAACTCGACCCCGGCCGCACCGGCAGCAACGACCTGCACGTGTACGCGACCCGGCCCAACGGCAGCGCCTTCGACATCCCCGAGGTGAAGATCGCCTTCACGCTCAAGGCCAAGGACGTCGGCCCCCTGCCGGTCGCCCCCGACCGCATCGCCACCGGACACTGGAGCGCGAGCGGAGTGCAGATTCCCATGGCCGGCGACTGGAAGGTCGCGGTGACCGTCCGCACCTCCGACATCGACCAGGTCACCCTCGACAAGAACGTGCAGATCGGCTGA
- a CDS encoding ABC transporter ATP-binding protein — MTTISIDHVSRWFGNVVAVNDVTMTISPGVTGLLGPNGAGKSTLISMMGGFLAPSTGSVTLDGKPTWRNEEIYKHLGIVPEREGMYDFLTGLEFVVANAELHGLGKKAAQRALATVEMEYAQDRKISTYSKGMRQRVKMASALVHEPSVLLLDEPFNGMDPRQRMQLMDLLRRMGDEGRTVLFSSHILEEVEQLASHIEVIVAGRHAASGDFRRIRRLMTDRPHRYLVRSSDDRALAAALIADPSTAGIEVDLKEGALRIQAVDFGRFTSLLPRVAREHGIRLLTVSPSDESLESVFSYLVAA, encoded by the coding sequence ATGACCACGATCAGCATCGACCACGTCTCACGCTGGTTCGGCAACGTGGTGGCCGTCAACGACGTCACGATGACCATCAGCCCCGGAGTCACCGGCCTCCTCGGTCCCAACGGCGCCGGGAAGTCCACCCTCATCAGCATGATGGGCGGCTTCCTCGCCCCCTCCACCGGCTCCGTCACCCTCGACGGAAAGCCCACCTGGCGCAACGAGGAGATCTACAAGCACCTCGGCATCGTGCCCGAGCGCGAGGGAATGTACGACTTCCTCACCGGCCTCGAATTCGTCGTCGCCAACGCCGAGCTGCACGGCCTGGGCAAGAAGGCGGCCCAACGGGCCCTCGCCACGGTCGAGATGGAGTACGCGCAGGACCGCAAGATCTCCACGTACTCCAAGGGCATGCGGCAGCGCGTGAAGATGGCCTCCGCGCTCGTCCACGAACCGTCCGTGCTGCTGCTCGACGAGCCCTTCAACGGCATGGACCCGCGCCAGCGCATGCAGCTCATGGACCTGCTGCGGCGGATGGGCGACGAGGGCCGCACCGTCCTGTTCTCCTCCCACATCCTCGAAGAGGTCGAACAGCTCGCCTCGCACATCGAGGTGATCGTCGCCGGGCGGCACGCCGCGAGCGGCGACTTCCGCCGGATCCGCCGTCTGATGACGGACCGGCCGCACCGCTACCTGGTGCGTTCCAGCGACGACCGTGCGCTCGCGGCCGCGTTGATCGCCGACCCGTCCACCGCGGGCATCGAGGTCGACCTCAAGGAAGGCGCGCTGCGCATCCAGGCCGTCGACTTCGGCCGGTTCACCAGCCTGCTGCCCCGCGTCGCCCGCGAACACGGCATCCGGCTGCTCACGGTCTCGCCCTCGGACGAGTCCCTCGAGTCGGTCTTCTCCTACCTCGTCGCGGCCTGA
- a CDS encoding ABC transporter ATP-binding protein, which translates to MIATESLSKRFPKVTALDRLTLDIGPGVTGLVGANGAGKSTMIKILLGLSPATEGTASVLGLDVATSGGEIRERVGYMPEHDCLPPDVSATEFVVHMARMSGLPPAAARERTADTLRHVGLYEERYRPIGGYSTGMKQRVKLAQALVHDPQLVFLDEPTNGLDPVGRDEMLDLIRRVHTDFGISVLVTSHLLGELERTCDHVVVIDGGKLLRSSSTTDFTQSTTTLAIEVTDSDEHPDGTGALRAALHAHGVTTHDDGGGLPGAGHIFLLDAADEATYDLVRDTVADLGLGLVRMEQRRHHIAEVFRSQDEQRPEQVSERAAAWAATAAAAEQTGGGKR; encoded by the coding sequence GTGATCGCGACCGAAAGCCTGAGCAAGCGGTTCCCGAAGGTGACCGCCCTCGACCGGCTGACCTTGGACATCGGACCCGGTGTGACCGGGCTCGTCGGAGCCAACGGCGCCGGCAAGTCAACGATGATCAAGATCCTGCTGGGTCTGTCCCCCGCCACCGAGGGCACCGCCTCCGTGCTCGGCCTCGACGTCGCCACCAGCGGCGGCGAGATCCGCGAGCGCGTCGGCTACATGCCCGAGCACGACTGCCTGCCGCCCGACGTCTCGGCCACCGAGTTCGTCGTCCACATGGCGCGCATGTCCGGCCTGCCGCCCGCCGCGGCCCGCGAGCGCACCGCCGACACCCTGCGCCACGTCGGTCTCTACGAGGAGCGCTACCGCCCCATCGGCGGCTACTCGACCGGCATGAAGCAGCGCGTGAAGCTCGCCCAGGCACTCGTGCACGACCCCCAGCTGGTCTTCCTCGACGAGCCGACCAACGGCCTCGACCCCGTCGGCCGCGACGAGATGCTGGACCTGATCCGGCGCGTACACACCGACTTCGGCATCTCCGTCCTGGTCACGTCACACCTCCTCGGCGAGTTGGAGCGCACCTGCGACCACGTCGTCGTCATCGACGGCGGCAAGCTCCTGCGTTCCAGCTCCACCACGGACTTCACCCAGAGCACCACGACCCTCGCCATCGAGGTCACCGACAGCGACGAGCACCCCGACGGCACCGGCGCGCTGCGCGCGGCCCTGCACGCCCACGGCGTGACCACCCACGACGACGGGGGCGGGCTGCCCGGCGCGGGCCACATCTTCCTGCTCGACGCCGCGGACGAGGCGACGTACGACCTCGTCCGGGACACCGTCGCCGACCTCGGCCTCGGCCTCGTCCGCATGGAACAGCGCAGGCACCACATCGCGGAGGTCTTCCGCTCCCAGGACGAGCAGCGGCCGGAGCAGGTCTCCGAGCGCGCGGCCGCCTGGGCGGCGACCGCGGCCGCCGCCGAGCAGACAGGAGGCGGCAAGCGATGA
- a CDS encoding ABC transporter permease, whose translation MYDPTVARLTYRALLGRRRALILFALPLLLIVIAAAVRGFSGADDQVASDLLGGFALATMVPIIGVIAGTGAIGPEIDDGSVMYLLSKPVKRPTIIVTKLTVAIAVTMAFSAVPTLIAGLILNGNSQQVAVAYTIAALVSSIAYAAIFLLLGTVTRHAVVFGLVYALVWEALFGSLVSGARTLSVQQWSLAVAHKAADGGQLVTSDVGLPAAVILLVVVTAGATWYAGQKLRTLTVAGDE comes from the coding sequence GTGTACGACCCCACTGTCGCCCGGCTCACCTACCGGGCCCTGCTCGGCCGCCGCCGGGCACTGATCCTCTTCGCCCTGCCCCTGCTGCTCATCGTGATCGCGGCCGCCGTGCGCGGCTTCAGCGGCGCCGACGACCAAGTGGCCTCCGACCTGCTCGGCGGCTTCGCGCTCGCCACCATGGTGCCGATCATCGGCGTCATCGCGGGCACCGGCGCCATCGGCCCCGAGATCGACGACGGCTCCGTGATGTATCTGCTGTCCAAGCCGGTCAAACGCCCCACGATCATCGTCACCAAGCTCACCGTCGCCATCGCCGTCACCATGGCGTTCTCGGCGGTCCCGACGCTCATCGCGGGCCTGATCCTCAACGGCAACAGCCAGCAGGTCGCCGTCGCCTACACCATCGCCGCCCTGGTGTCCTCCATCGCGTACGCGGCGATCTTCCTGCTGCTCGGCACGGTCACCCGGCACGCCGTGGTCTTCGGGCTCGTGTACGCGCTGGTCTGGGAGGCCCTCTTCGGCTCCCTGGTCTCCGGGGCCCGCACGCTGAGCGTCCAGCAGTGGTCGCTCGCCGTGGCCCACAAGGCCGCCGACGGGGGCCAGCTCGTGACCTCCGACGTGGGCCTGCCCGCCGCCGTGATCCTGCTGGTCGTGGTCACGGCCGGGGCCACCTGGTACGCGGGCCAGAAGCTGCGGACCCTGACCGTCGCCGGGGACGAGTAG
- a CDS encoding ABC transporter permease subunit produces the protein MTAESTRARDADSTQIHNIGYRTYDGPRLGRAYATRSLYSQSLRGAYGLGRSAKSKVLPMILFGVMCAPALIMVAVAVATKADKLPVDYTRYAVLLQAVIGLYLAAQAPQTVSRDLRFKTVPLYFSRPIERVDYVRAKFAAMASALFILTATPLIVLYVGALLAKLDFAEQTKGFAQGLVSVALLSLLFSGIALVISAVTPRRGFGIAAVIAVLTISYGAVSTVQAIAHEQGGNGTAIEWLGLFSPITLIDGVQTAFLGAASSFPGNEGPSAGVGVVYLLLVLALVAGSYAALMRRYRKAGL, from the coding sequence ATGACCGCCGAGTCGACACGGGCGCGTGACGCCGACTCCACCCAGATCCACAACATCGGATACCGCACCTACGACGGCCCCCGCCTCGGCCGCGCCTACGCCACCCGCTCGCTGTACTCGCAGAGCCTGCGCGGCGCCTACGGCCTCGGCCGCTCGGCCAAGTCCAAGGTGCTCCCGATGATCCTCTTCGGGGTCATGTGCGCCCCCGCGCTGATCATGGTCGCGGTAGCCGTCGCCACCAAGGCCGACAAACTGCCCGTGGACTACACGCGCTACGCGGTGCTCCTCCAGGCCGTCATCGGCCTCTACTTGGCGGCCCAGGCCCCGCAGACCGTCTCCAGGGACCTGCGGTTCAAGACCGTGCCGCTGTACTTCTCCCGCCCCATCGAACGCGTCGACTACGTACGCGCGAAGTTCGCGGCCATGGCGTCGGCCCTGTTCATCCTCACCGCGACACCGCTGATCGTGCTCTACGTAGGCGCCCTGTTGGCGAAGCTGGACTTCGCGGAGCAGACGAAGGGGTTCGCCCAGGGGCTCGTCTCCGTCGCCCTGTTGTCGCTGCTCTTCTCCGGGATCGCACTCGTCATCTCCGCCGTGACGCCCCGCCGGGGCTTCGGCATCGCCGCCGTCATCGCCGTACTGACCATCTCCTACGGAGCGGTGTCCACCGTCCAGGCCATCGCGCACGAACAAGGGGGCAACGGAACCGCCATCGAGTGGCTCGGCCTCTTCTCGCCGATCACCCTCATCGACGGCGTACAGACCGCCTTCCTCGGCGCGGCCTCCTCGTTCCCCGGGAACGAAGGCCCCTCGGCAGGTGTGGGCGTCGTCTACCTCCTCCTCGTTCTCGCCCTCGTAGCGGGCAGCTACGCCGCTCTCATGCGCCGCTACCGGAAGGCCGGACTATGA